The Thermodesulfovibrionia bacterium genome includes a region encoding these proteins:
- the purE gene encoding 5-(carboxyamino)imidazole ribonucleotide mutase, which yields MKEKVLIIMGSDSDLPVMERAAKLLREFKISFKMTVASAHRTPERAVKLAVEAEGNGIEVIIAGAGSAAHLAGVIAAHTTLPVIGVPIDSSPLKGVDALYSTVQMPPGIPVATMALGSAGATNAAIFAAQIMQFNNAGLAKALKAYKKKMVKEVLKKAKKVERK from the coding sequence ATGAAAGAAAAAGTATTGATAATCATGGGAAGTGATTCCGACCTGCCGGTAATGGAGAGGGCAGCCAAGCTCTTAAGGGAATTCAAGATATCTTTTAAGATGACTGTCGCATCCGCGCACAGGACACCTGAGCGGGCGGTAAAGCTGGCTGTTGAAGCAGAAGGCAATGGCATAGAAGTGATAATAGCAGGTGCGGGCAGCGCAGCGCATCTTGCCGGTGTCATAGCGGCTCATACAACGCTCCCTGTTATTGGCGTGCCGATAGACTCTTCACCGCTTAAAGGCGTTGATGCCCTCTACTCAACTGTCCAGATGCCTCCAGGCATTCCCGTTGCTACGATGGCGTTAGGAAGTGCAGGCGCTACGAACGCCGCCATCTTTGCTGCCCAGATAATGCAGTTCAATAACGCCGGCCTGGCCAAAGCGCTTAAGGCCTACAAAAAGAAGATGGTAAAAGAGGTTTTAAAAAAGGCAAAGAAGGTCGAGAGAAAGTAA
- the rph gene encoding ribonuclease PH yields the protein MRPDNRAADELRKIKLRRHFIKAAEGSVLIEMGGTRVICNASIEKKVPPFLKGKGKGWVTAEYAMLPRSTATRTFRESSKGKVGGRTHEIQRLIGRSMRSVVDLDALGEITIWLDCDVIQADGGTRTASITGAFVALKDAVAYAIRTGMIEKNPIKDYVAAVSVGIVEGEPRLDLSYVEDSAAEVDMNIVMTGSGKFIEIQGTAETEPFDNKQFQKMLHLANSGITELIAIQKKALKDKF from the coding sequence ATGCGCCCGGATAACAGAGCTGCTGATGAACTGCGGAAGATCAAACTGAGGAGACACTTTATAAAGGCTGCTGAAGGTTCTGTGCTGATAGAGATGGGCGGGACAAGGGTCATCTGCAACGCCTCTATTGAAAAGAAGGTGCCGCCTTTTCTCAAAGGCAAGGGCAAGGGATGGGTAACTGCAGAGTATGCAATGCTCCCGAGGTCCACAGCCACAAGGACATTCAGGGAATCATCCAAGGGCAAGGTTGGCGGCAGGACACATGAGATACAGAGGCTGATTGGCAGGTCCATGAGGTCTGTCGTTGACCTTGACGCGCTGGGAGAGATAACTATCTGGCTTGACTGCGATGTGATACAGGCTGACGGAGGCACAAGGACCGCTTCAATAACAGGCGCGTTTGTAGCGCTCAAAGACGCTGTAGCATATGCCATCAGGACAGGCATGATAGAGAAGAATCCGATCAAGGATTATGTTGCAGCTGTCAGCGTGGGGATAGTCGAGGGAGAGCCGAGGCTGGACCTTTCATATGTTGAAGATTCAGCAGCAGAGGTGGATATGAATATCGTTATGACAGGTTCAGGCAAGTTCATAGAGATACAGGGCACGGCAGAGACCGAGCCTTTTGACAACAAGCAGTTTCAGAAGATGCTTCACCTCGCCAATTCCGGCATCACTGAGTTAATTGCCATTCAGAAGAAGGCGCTGAAGGATAAGTTTTAG
- the trpC gene encoding indole-3-glycerol phosphate synthase TrpC, with amino-acid sequence MSILKEILRYKAEELKATKRAVPMAELKAIANDFRKTRSFKSAVKRKNGGLVNLIAEIKKASPSKGLIREDFDLHGIISVYDMNDVAAISVLTEERYFQGKIDYLKSVRQETDKPLLRKDFIFDDYQIYEAKAYGADAILLIAAALERSQLQDLMGLAKELSLDCLVEVHDYKELDTALYCKSEIIGINNRNLKTLDIDLNTTFDILKDIPDDKIIISESGIETRADVESLERSKADAMLIGSAFMKSHDIRAKINELLGRTS; translated from the coding sequence ATGAGCATACTTAAAGAAATTCTCAGATATAAGGCCGAGGAACTAAAGGCGACAAAGCGAGCCGTTCCTATGGCAGAGCTTAAGGCCATTGCGAATGATTTCAGGAAGACAAGGTCTTTCAAGTCTGCTGTTAAGCGGAAGAATGGCGGCCTTGTGAATCTGATAGCTGAGATAAAGAAGGCATCACCGTCAAAAGGGCTTATAAGGGAAGATTTTGATCTTCATGGGATCATCTCTGTTTACGATATGAATGATGTAGCTGCTATCTCTGTGCTTACTGAAGAACGTTATTTTCAGGGTAAGATAGATTACCTGAAGAGCGTCAGGCAAGAGACAGACAAGCCGCTGCTTAGAAAAGATTTCATTTTTGATGATTATCAGATTTACGAGGCAAAGGCATACGGTGCAGATGCAATACTGCTTATAGCTGCGGCGCTCGAAAGATCTCAGCTTCAGGATCTTATGGGACTTGCAAAAGAGCTCTCTTTGGATTGTCTCGTTGAAGTGCATGACTATAAGGAATTGGACACAGCTCTGTATTGCAAGTCTGAGATCATAGGTATTAACAACAGAAACTTAAAGACATTGGATATAGACCTAAATACTACTTTTGATATTCTTAAAGATATTCCTGATGATAAGATCATTATCAGCGAGAGCGGCATTGAGACGAGGGCTGATGTCGAATCTCTTGAAAGAAGCAAGGCAGATGCGATGCTTATAGGCTCTGCTTTTATGAAGTCTCATGACATAAGGGCAAAGATCAATGAACTTCTTGGAAGGACATCTTAA
- a CDS encoding 6-phosphofructokinase, with the protein MKRIGILTSGGDCGGINGVIKGAAQMANSMGIEAVIIPNGYAGLYNLIDMEKVVVLTPERLDLIQADMAGSEAGNSRVKVKKIEDEHKYERIKKGLEKFNIGGLVISGGDDSGSVMVDLAAQGIACVHAPKTMDLDLQTYSVGGDSAINRIATFVRDLKTTGNTHNRVIVFEAFGRYAGHTAFRGGIGGDADCILIPEIPVDFDIVYAHVKQRFLARIERSDVKAGTYSIVAAEGVTTATGELLYDESAGVDAFGHKKLAGAGKYVRQQIEKRMKEDPDIKEFMKRVGMFVPGVYKIPEVREVTPGHLVRSGASSAYDTNFGKEAGGAAVILLTKGLGGNTVVKVQGTKISYKPTAEVIKQRHVSLDIVSFYETLGVCFGRKPEAYNPEVSEEKGEIERMH; encoded by the coding sequence ATTAAAAGAATCGGAATACTTACAAGCGGCGGAGATTGCGGAGGCATTAACGGAGTTATCAAAGGCGCTGCACAGATGGCGAATTCCATGGGCATCGAGGCGGTCATTATTCCTAACGGCTATGCCGGGCTGTACAACCTCATTGATATGGAGAAGGTCGTTGTTCTCACACCTGAGAGGCTTGATCTGATCCAGGCTGATATGGCCGGTTCCGAAGCGGGAAATTCAAGGGTAAAGGTCAAGAAGATCGAAGACGAGCATAAGTATGAGAGGATCAAAAAGGGGCTGGAGAAGTTCAATATAGGCGGGCTTGTCATAAGCGGGGGCGATGATTCAGGCAGTGTGATGGTTGACCTTGCCGCTCAGGGGATCGCCTGCGTGCATGCTCCAAAGACCATGGACCTTGATTTACAGACCTACAGCGTTGGCGGCGATTCAGCCATCAACAGGATCGCGACCTTTGTAAGGGATCTTAAGACCACGGGCAATACTCACAATCGTGTTATCGTGTTTGAGGCGTTCGGCAGGTACGCCGGGCATACAGCCTTCAGGGGCGGAATCGGCGGTGATGCTGACTGTATCCTGATACCTGAGATACCGGTTGATTTTGATATCGTATACGCGCATGTGAAGCAGAGGTTCCTTGCGAGGATAGAGCGCAGCGATGTGAAGGCAGGCACATATTCCATCGTAGCTGCGGAAGGTGTGACTACTGCAACAGGGGAATTGCTCTATGATGAGTCAGCAGGCGTTGATGCTTTCGGGCATAAAAAACTCGCAGGCGCTGGAAAGTATGTGAGGCAGCAGATCGAGAAGAGGATGAAGGAAGACCCTGATATCAAGGAGTTCATGAAGAGGGTCGGCATGTTTGTGCCGGGCGTTTACAAGATACCGGAAGTGAGGGAAGTGACACCGGGGCATCTGGTGCGTTCGGGCGCTTCATCAGCTTATGACACCAACTTCGGCAAAGAGGCAGGAGGCGCGGCAGTCATACTCTTAACAAAAGGGCTTGGCGGAAATACAGTAGTCAAGGTACAGGGGACAAAGATATCTTACAAGCCTACGGCAGAGGTGATTAAGCAGAGGCATGTCAGCCTCGATATCGTCTCTTTCTATGAGACGCTCGGAGTCTGTTTCGGCAGAAAGCCGGAAGCTTATAATCCTGAAGTATCAGAAGAGAAGGGCGAGATTGAGAGGATGCATTAA
- the purH gene encoding bifunctional phosphoribosylaminoimidazolecarboxamide formyltransferase/IMP cyclohydrolase, whose amino-acid sequence MAAIKRALLSVSDKNGIVEFAKELSTRGVEILSTGGTAKTLKDAGVKVKDVSEHTGFPEMMDGRLKTLHPKIHGGLLWRRDNAKDKEEIEKHGISSIDMVVVNLYPFEQTVSKPGVSLETAIENIDIGGPTMIRAASKNFRDVAVIVDPADYAKVLDEMKSGNGEVSYETKFYLAKKVFSHTAQYDTLISNYLNSQGEQTETFPQNFNKSYRKISDVRYGENPHQKAAVYKEPLYSGLSLVDAKILQGKEMSFNNYLDSSAVIDLAKEFNERPTAVIVKHNNPCGVASADTLSEAYRKAFETDPVSAFGGVISLNKKVDEATAKEILNLFIEIIIAPGFDDAALKLISTKPNIRLLELDISKDVTGFEMRKIQGGLLLQEKDNGMINELKSCKVVTKRAPTDEEYAAMAFAWRVCKHMKSNAIIYASKDQTLGIGCGQTSRVDSARLAAMKAGNYNVSLKGSAVASDAFFPARDGIEVVAMAGATSIIQPGGSIKDSETIAAADEHNVAMIFTGMRHFRH is encoded by the coding sequence ATGGCAGCGATCAAGAGGGCGCTTTTAAGCGTCTCAGACAAGAACGGCATTGTTGAATTTGCAAAGGAGTTAAGCACGCGCGGGGTTGAGATACTCTCAACAGGCGGTACTGCAAAAACTTTAAAGGACGCAGGGGTAAAGGTAAAGGATGTTTCCGAGCATACGGGATTTCCTGAGATGATGGACGGCAGGCTCAAGACGCTCCATCCGAAGATACATGGCGGACTGCTCTGGAGAAGGGATAATGCAAAGGACAAGGAAGAGATCGAGAAGCACGGCATCTCATCCATAGACATGGTCGTTGTCAACCTCTATCCCTTTGAACAGACGGTGTCAAAACCCGGAGTTTCACTTGAGACCGCAATCGAGAATATAGACATTGGCGGGCCCACGATGATAAGGGCGGCTTCAAAGAATTTCAGGGATGTGGCTGTTATAGTTGACCCGGCTGATTACGCAAAGGTGCTTGATGAGATGAAGTCAGGCAACGGAGAGGTAAGTTATGAAACTAAATTCTATCTTGCCAAAAAAGTTTTTTCACATACAGCTCAGTATGACACGCTCATATCCAATTACCTTAACAGTCAGGGCGAACAAACTGAGACATTCCCGCAGAATTTCAACAAGAGCTACAGAAAGATATCTGATGTGAGATACGGAGAGAACCCGCATCAGAAGGCGGCTGTTTACAAGGAGCCGCTTTACAGCGGGCTTTCGCTTGTTGACGCAAAGATACTTCAGGGCAAGGAGATGTCCTTCAACAATTATCTTGATTCAAGCGCGGTCATAGACCTTGCAAAGGAGTTTAATGAACGGCCGACTGCTGTCATAGTTAAGCACAATAATCCCTGCGGAGTTGCATCTGCTGACACGCTGAGCGAGGCGTATAGAAAGGCATTTGAGACAGACCCTGTTTCAGCATTCGGAGGCGTAATATCGCTGAACAAAAAAGTTGACGAGGCAACGGCAAAAGAGATACTCAACCTCTTTATCGAGATAATCATTGCTCCGGGCTTTGATGATGCGGCATTGAAACTAATAAGCACAAAGCCGAATATCAGGCTTCTTGAGCTTGACATATCAAAGGATGTCACCGGCTTTGAGATGAGAAAGATACAGGGCGGGCTGCTTCTTCAGGAGAAGGACAACGGCATGATAAATGAGCTGAAGTCCTGCAAGGTCGTCACAAAGAGGGCGCCGACTGATGAAGAGTATGCGGCAATGGCATTTGCATGGAGGGTCTGCAAGCATATGAAGTCCAATGCGATAATTTACGCATCAAAGGATCAGACCCTCGGCATAGGCTGCGGCCAGACAAGCAGGGTTGATTCTGCAAGGCTTGCTGCCATGAAGGCCGGCAATTACAATGTATCTCTTAAAGGTTCTGCTGTTGCGTCTGATGCGTTCTTTCCTGCCAGAGACGGCATTGAGGTTGTAGCTATGGCGGGTGCGACCTCGATCATACAGCCGGGCGGTTCGATAAAGGACAGCGAGACGATTGCCGCGGCTGATGAGCATAATGTGGCTATGATATTTACAGGCATGAGGCATTTCAGGCATTAA
- a CDS encoding class II fructose-bisphosphate aldolase, translated as MSSILEKVKGCVSVSGGKVEIKDAKAVRDIMDGLIYEAVFTADDAQKKDLLRLVIEIAKKMGAVPSSIQSIYEEMGRSYPGFTVPAINIRGLTYDVARVIFRKANQMNVGAMIFEIARSEIGYTKQKPLEYSAVVLAAAVKEGYTGPVFIQGDHFQLIRKNYLADPKPETEYVKGLIKEAVEAEFYNIDLDTSTLVDLDKKDLKEEQRPNFEAAADLAAHIRGIEPAGVTVSIGGEIGEIGGKNSTSEELRAYLDGFKETMKAGKGVSKLSVQTGTSHGGVVLPDGSLAQVKIAFETLREMSDVARKEYGLSGAVQHGASTLPDEAFHMFPETGTSEVHLATGFQNIIYDSPSLPASFKNDVYEYLKTECAKERKEGQTEEQFFYSTRKKGFGTLKKKWWNLPAEVKTPIMKELEDKFDLLFNKLKVGNTKDYVNKNMKVVAVEKKVADNVLG; from the coding sequence ATGTCATCAATACTTGAGAAGGTAAAGGGATGTGTCTCTGTTTCAGGCGGAAAGGTGGAGATTAAAGACGCCAAAGCAGTAAGGGACATTATGGATGGCCTTATTTATGAGGCTGTCTTTACCGCAGATGATGCGCAGAAGAAAGACCTTTTGAGGCTTGTTATCGAGATAGCCAAGAAGATGGGAGCTGTGCCGTCTTCTATCCAGTCGATCTATGAGGAGATGGGAAGAAGCTACCCGGGGTTTACCGTACCTGCCATAAATATAAGAGGGCTCACATATGACGTCGCCAGAGTGATCTTCAGGAAGGCGAACCAAATGAATGTCGGAGCTATGATATTTGAGATAGCCCGTTCAGAGATAGGCTACACAAAACAGAAGCCTCTTGAGTATTCTGCTGTTGTGCTTGCAGCAGCGGTCAAAGAGGGATATACAGGCCCGGTATTCATACAGGGCGACCACTTTCAGCTCATAAGAAAAAATTACCTTGCCGACCCCAAACCTGAGACAGAATATGTGAAAGGGCTTATCAAGGAAGCTGTTGAAGCGGAATTCTACAACATAGACCTTGACACATCCACACTTGTTGACCTTGATAAGAAAGACCTTAAGGAAGAGCAGAGGCCGAACTTTGAAGCTGCCGCTGACCTTGCGGCGCATATAAGAGGGATCGAGCCTGCGGGCGTTACAGTTTCAATAGGCGGCGAGATAGGAGAGATAGGCGGCAAGAACAGCACATCAGAAGAACTGAGGGCGTATCTTGACGGCTTCAAAGAGACGATGAAGGCAGGCAAAGGCGTAAGCAAGCTCAGCGTACAGACAGGCACATCCCACGGCGGGGTCGTGCTTCCTGACGGATCGCTCGCGCAGGTAAAGATCGCTTTTGAGACATTGAGAGAGATGTCTGATGTCGCAAGAAAAGAGTACGGTCTTTCAGGCGCAGTTCAGCACGGCGCATCCACACTTCCTGATGAAGCATTCCACATGTTCCCTGAGACAGGCACCTCAGAAGTCCACCTTGCAACAGGTTTCCAGAACATCATATACGACAGCCCTTCTCTTCCCGCTTCATTCAAGAACGATGTTTATGAATATCTGAAGACTGAATGCGCAAAGGAGAGGAAAGAGGGGCAGACAGAGGAGCAGTTCTTTTACAGCACCCGCAAGAAGGGATTCGGCACTTTGAAGAAGAAGTGGTGGAACCTGCCGGCAGAAGTAAAAACACCCATAATGAAAGAGCTTGAGGACAAGTTCGATCTCCTCTTTAATAAATTGAAAGTCGGAAACACTAAAGATTACGTTAACAAGAATATGAAGGTCGTTGCTGTTGAAAAGAAAGTTGCGGATAATGTTTTAGGATAA
- the purD gene encoding phosphoribosylamine--glycine ligase, whose protein sequence is MKVLVVGSGGREHALVWKLKQSTRVDKIFCAPGNAGIAQQAKCINIKADDIDSLLNFVKYEGIDLTVVGPEDPLTKGIVDAFEKEGRLIFGTNKKASQFEGSKVFAKDFMLKYGIPTAEYKTFTTLTEAEDYVRLKGAPLVIKADGLAAGKGVIIAETVNEAMDALKMIIFDRKFGKAGNRVIIEQCLRGEEASFMVLIDGKNILPLASSQDHKRIFDNDAGPNTGGMGAYSPAPVVTEELQKQIMDTVMAPFMEGLIREEINYRGVLYAGIMVCDGKPYVLEYNCRFGDPEAQPILMRLETDLYDLMKATAQGRLNEIDISWKDDTSICVVLSAKGYPDSYVKGRVINGLDSLKGRDDVFVFHSGTSRNDKGDIITSGGRVLGVTALGSDIQSAKENAYRAVEAIDFEGMHYRKDIGDKAINR, encoded by the coding sequence TTGAAGGTTCTTGTAGTAGGAAGCGGCGGCAGGGAGCACGCCCTTGTCTGGAAGCTTAAACAGAGCACAAGAGTGGATAAAATATTCTGCGCCCCGGGCAATGCAGGGATAGCTCAGCAGGCAAAGTGTATAAATATAAAAGCTGATGACATTGACTCGCTCCTTAACTTTGTGAAATATGAAGGCATTGACCTCACAGTTGTAGGTCCTGAAGATCCGCTTACAAAAGGGATAGTGGATGCTTTTGAGAAAGAGGGAAGGCTGATCTTCGGCACCAATAAAAAGGCGTCACAGTTTGAAGGGAGCAAGGTCTTTGCAAAGGACTTCATGCTCAAGTACGGGATACCGACTGCTGAATACAAGACATTCACAACTCTGACAGAAGCAGAAGACTATGTAAGATTGAAAGGCGCACCGCTGGTTATCAAGGCCGACGGCCTTGCCGCAGGCAAAGGCGTTATCATAGCAGAGACGGTCAATGAAGCCATGGATGCGTTAAAGATGATCATCTTTGACAGGAAGTTCGGCAAGGCAGGCAACAGGGTAATTATTGAGCAATGTTTAAGAGGTGAAGAGGCATCTTTCATGGTCTTAATAGACGGCAAGAACATTCTTCCGCTTGCCTCTTCGCAGGACCACAAGAGAATATTTGATAATGACGCAGGGCCTAATACAGGCGGCATGGGCGCATACAGCCCCGCGCCTGTAGTGACAGAAGAGCTTCAGAAGCAGATCATGGATACAGTGATGGCTCCGTTCATGGAAGGGCTCATAAGGGAAGAGATAAATTACAGGGGCGTTCTGTATGCCGGGATAATGGTGTGCGACGGGAAGCCTTATGTGCTTGAGTATAACTGCCGTTTCGGAGACCCTGAGGCACAGCCGATACTTATGCGACTCGAGACTGATCTTTATGATCTGATGAAGGCGACTGCACAGGGCAGGCTCAATGAGATAGATATTTCATGGAAGGATGATACATCTATATGCGTGGTGCTCTCTGCCAAGGGTTATCCTGATTCATATGTGAAGGGCAGGGTGATAAACGGCCTTGATTCCTTAAAGGGGCGTGATGATGTCTTTGTCTTTCATTCCGGCACCAGCCGTAATGATAAAGGTGATATAATTACATCAGGCGGCAGGGTACTTGGTGTGACAGCGCTCGGCAGTGACATTCAGAGCGCAAAGGAGAATGCTTACAGAGCGGTAGAGGCTATCGATTTTGAAGGCATGCACTACAGAAAAGATATAGGTGATAAGGCGATAAACAGATAA
- the hisB gene encoding imidazoleglycerol-phosphate dehydratase HisB has product MARRAKVERKTKETNIKASINLDGKGTYKVNTSIPFVDHMLNLMSKHGHLDLTVDANGDIDVDYHHLIEDLGIVLGAAIKDALGNKESIRRYGESLTPMDECLAQIAIDLSGRPYLVYNVKLPKGGRKIKDIDVSLFEDFFRSVSNSAGMNLHINLSYGRDLHHIFEAIFKGFGRALQSAVKIHPNTKGVPSTKGTL; this is encoded by the coding sequence ATGGCGAGAAGAGCAAAGGTTGAGAGAAAGACAAAAGAGACGAACATCAAGGCGAGCATTAATCTTGACGGCAAGGGCACTTATAAAGTAAACACATCCATCCCTTTTGTTGACCACATGCTGAACCTTATGTCAAAGCACGGCCACCTGGATCTCACTGTAGATGCAAATGGCGACATTGATGTTGATTATCATCACCTCATAGAAGACCTCGGCATCGTCCTCGGCGCTGCGATAAAAGACGCGCTCGGGAATAAAGAGAGCATAAGAAGATACGGCGAATCACTTACTCCGATGGATGAGTGCCTCGCGCAGATCGCTATTGACCTGAGCGGAAGGCCGTATCTTGTCTACAACGTTAAGCTTCCAAAAGGCGGGAGGAAGATAAAGGATATCGATGTCTCTCTGTTCGAGGACTTCTTCAGGTCGGTCTCAAATTCAGCAGGCATGAACCTGCATATAAATCTCAGCTACGGCCGTGACCTTCACCACATATTTGAAGCGATATTCAAAGGCTTCGGCAGGGCGCTCCAGTCAGCTGTCAAGATACATCCCAATACAAAGGGCGTGCCTTCGACTAAAGGGACGCTTTAA
- the radC gene encoding DNA repair protein RadC: protein MEYQSIKNWPEDERPRERLLKFGADELSTAQLMAIILRTGGRQKSALELSRELLTQFNSVKEIEGASLAEFSKIKGIGSAKLAQLKAAFELGRRLMSSEAEGGESKPSFKKSSDVFDYYRPKFYGLKKERFICALLDTKNRIFKETLVSEGTLTSSLVHPREVFRSAIKEASASVLFLHNHPSGDTTPSRDDIAITERLVQTGKIVGIEVLDHIIISDSGYLSLFEQGYINSK, encoded by the coding sequence ATGGAATACCAGAGCATAAAGAATTGGCCTGAGGATGAGAGGCCGAGAGAGAGGCTTCTGAAGTTCGGAGCTGATGAACTTAGCACCGCGCAGTTGATGGCGATCATTCTGAGGACAGGCGGCAGGCAGAAGAGCGCGCTTGAACTTTCGAGGGAGCTTCTGACGCAGTTCAATAGTGTGAAGGAGATAGAAGGCGCTTCATTGGCCGAGTTTTCAAAGATAAAAGGCATCGGCAGCGCAAAGCTCGCCCAGCTTAAGGCTGCTTTTGAGCTTGGACGGCGGCTGATGTCAAGCGAGGCAGAAGGCGGAGAGAGCAAGCCGTCTTTTAAGAAGAGCAGCGATGTGTTTGATTATTACAGGCCTAAATTTTACGGCCTTAAGAAAGAGAGGTTTATCTGCGCCCTGCTCGATACGAAGAACAGGATATTCAAGGAGACGCTTGTATCCGAGGGCACGCTGACATCTTCACTTGTTCATCCGAGGGAGGTATTCAGGAGCGCGATAAAAGAGGCGTCAGCCTCTGTGCTCTTTCTCCATAATCATCCGAGCGGCGATACGACACCGAGCAGGGATGATATAGCGATCACAGAGCGTCTCGTTCAGACAGGAAAGATCGTCGGCATAGAGGTTCTTGACCATATAATTATTTCAGACAGCGGGTATCTGAGCCTTTTTGAACAGGGGTATATAAATTCAAAATAA
- a CDS encoding N-acetylmuramoyl-L-alanine amidase has product MLKFPIMKKALLLLSLFFFASYADADDLNILKLRSSRHSDFQRIVLEGPEGLIAKSIVSQRANNIHVAFPGSAFEISEQNVDVKYKKLDDAILFSPGNFTAFKAFILKDPDRLVIDVSQEIVAKVSNEKGVSHKSKTVVIDPGHGGPDYGIVKGGFNEKNVVLDIAKRINLLALENKLRSSLTRSGDNFISVSDRVNAADSEDADVFISLHVGNHKEIVLYLPVVTEIPAENILPYLAHRGQYDYQAKTNALLEAIQNSLSEKFSSDMIIVRHLPYNILSNVEAAAIMVELPSFEDASYINEFEAEIAGAIYRGITNYEENAKR; this is encoded by the coding sequence ATGCTAAAATTTCCCATCATGAAAAAGGCGCTGCTTTTACTCTCCCTCTTCTTTTTTGCCAGTTATGCCGATGCTGATGACCTGAATATTTTAAAGCTCAGGTCGAGCCGTCATTCTGATTTTCAGAGGATAGTACTGGAAGGGCCTGAAGGCCTTATCGCAAAGTCTATCGTGAGCCAGAGGGCAAACAACATCCATGTTGCGTTCCCTGGATCTGCATTTGAAATATCTGAGCAGAATGTTGATGTTAAATATAAAAAACTCGATGATGCGATACTCTTTTCACCCGGTAATTTCACAGCTTTCAAGGCATTTATTCTCAAAGACCCTGACAGGCTCGTGATCGATGTTTCTCAGGAGATCGTGGCTAAGGTCAGTAATGAGAAAGGTGTTTCTCACAAGTCCAAAACTGTTGTGATTGACCCCGGCCACGGAGGGCCTGATTACGGGATTGTGAAAGGCGGTTTTAATGAGAAGAATGTTGTTCTTGATATCGCAAAGAGAATAAATCTTCTCGCGCTGGAGAATAAATTGAGATCTTCTCTGACGAGATCGGGTGATAATTTCATATCGGTCAGTGACAGAGTAAACGCGGCTGACAGCGAAGATGCTGATGTTTTTATAAGCCTGCATGTCGGCAATCATAAGGAGATAGTGCTTTATCTTCCTGTTGTCACAGAGATCCCTGCTGAAAATATCCTTCCTTATCTGGCCCATAGAGGGCAATATGATTATCAGGCAAAGACCAATGCCCTGCTTGAGGCGATACAGAACTCTCTTTCGGAGAAATTCAGCAGCGACATGATTATCGTAAGGCATCTGCCATACAACATTCTCTCTAACGTTGAGGCGGCAGCAATCATGGTTGAGCTGCCTTCATTTGAAGATGCTTCATACATAAATGAATTTGAGGCTGAGATAGCCGGAGCGATCTATAGAGGCATAACTAATTATGAAGAAAACGCAAAGAGATAA
- the murI gene encoding glutamate racemase → MPIGIFDSGVGGLTVMKEVMKELPHEDIIYLGDTARVPYGGRSPETIIKYSIENAEFLVSKGIKLLIVACNTSSAVSLDILSERMPVPVIGVVNPGARAAASKTKHKRIAVIGTETTIRSGSYIKAIKAIDSSIEVTGIACPLFVPLIEEGWINGEVVTLVVQKYLSSLTRSGADALVLGCTHYPMIKDIIAGVVDIPLIDSAIETAREARLILQEKGMLRNNNSIPFRDFFVTDAPEKFTETGRRFLGHDIFNISKIELGG, encoded by the coding sequence ATGCCTATAGGCATATTCGATTCCGGGGTCGGCGGGCTCACGGTCATGAAAGAGGTGATGAAAGAACTGCCTCATGAGGACATTATATATCTTGGCGATACCGCAAGGGTTCCATATGGCGGCAGGTCTCCTGAGACGATCATAAAGTATTCAATTGAGAATGCCGAGTTCCTGGTATCAAAGGGGATTAAGCTTCTTATCGTTGCGTGCAATACGTCTTCTGCCGTCAGCCTTGATATTCTTTCAGAGAGGATGCCGGTTCCGGTGATAGGGGTTGTGAATCCGGGGGCGCGGGCTGCCGCGTCAAAGACAAAACATAAAAGAATTGCAGTAATAGGGACAGAGACTACCATCAGGAGCGGGTCTTACATTAAGGCGATAAAAGCTATAGACAGCTCCATAGAAGTGACCGGCATCGCCTGCCCGCTTTTTGTGCCGCTTATAGAAGAGGGATGGATTAACGGCGAGGTCGTGACACTTGTTGTTCAGAAGTACCTGTCATCTTTGACCCGGAGCGGTGCTGATGCCCTTGTTCTTGGATGCACGCATTATCCCATGATTAAAGATATAATAGCCGGTGTCGTTGATATCCCGCTGATAGATTCTGCAATAGAGACAGCCAGGGAGGCACGGCTTATACTGCAAGAGAAGGGGATGCTCCGCAATAATAATAGCATTCCTTTCCGTGATTTTTTTGTCACTGACGCGCCTGAGAAATTCACTGAAACAGGAAGACGTTTTCTGGGTCATGATATATTTAACATTTCAAAAATAGAACTTGGAGGATGA